Genomic window (Magnolia sinica isolate HGM2019 chromosome 10, MsV1, whole genome shotgun sequence):
ATACATTACAAGCCAGAAAATGCTTGGTTATTTTGAAACTTCAACTAATTTGTGCTTTCTCTGCTGGATTTACAACTTGGGTTGGTTAAATCTGTTTCGATCTCTTTAACAAGGGCCTGTTTAGACATCTCTTGAaagaaattaggatttttttggattttttcagAGGAATCAATGATACAAATCCACCTTATCATTTGGATTGGGTCACAAAACAGGAAACACATTGGGCAGGCtcctgttttcttgatttttctgcTCCAGAGCAGTTGCTTGCCTCTCGACGTGCTATTGCTAATAAAACCATTATCCTGTGCAGACAACATATGGCTTGGACTCATGCATCATGGGAGAAGTTTGCTATATCATCCCCAAGTGTGGGAAGTGTGGGAATTATTTAAACTACTCTAATTTTATCTTTGTTAACTATAGTTTGTGTTGCAGGTTGTGGAATGTGAGTTGCTGGTGGTCCCTGCAAGCGAATTACCATACGAGGGACATGACCCAGTTGAGGTATGCTTCAGTTGACTGCTGAGGTTcaggcttctcttatttttatggtCCTTCAAGagcatttttatttatcatttggGTATTtaaatgggccctaggaatgttgcCGCCAAAGATTCTATCTATTGTGAAGCTCTTCTGTTATTTCTGTTTTGGAAATTCAAATagtttcatgtttgaatttattttcattctGTTGCTCAATCGGGCATTGTGTACTTTTTTTAAAATTGGAAACTGGTGAAACTTGTAGTTTTCTACAGGGAATCTTATATATCTAGCAAGTGAAACAAAAATGAGATGTTCAGAAGAGTAAAAACCTCATCAAGAACTCTTGCAAGATACCATACCACATGCCTTGCTTTAGGATACATTTGGATGTTAGGTTCGCAAGGGTGACAGGATGTGCTCTTGATGGTTATTATGTTGACTTCTGATATCCGCAAACTTTCAACAACTAGTCCAAGTTTTTAAAATGCTCTAActattcatttttcttcttttggttttgtaACAGACAATTGCAACATTTCTTAGCTGTGTTATGTTTGCTATTGGAGGAAACAGTGCTGGTCCTGGTCGGAATATTGTATTAGTATTGCAGTTTCTTTCTTCTgttcatattttgagatcataccTTTTTGTCATGCAATATAGAAGGGAACTGATTTAAGGCATTTGCTTTTATAGGCAATGCTGTGGTTAATGTGTACATCAAGCACGAGAAGAAGTTTGCTTGAGTTTGTTTTGCAAAAGTCATACCCAAATCTTGCgttgtgactttgtattatttgtggaacctaatgttgtgtaatagtttgattgagtttgttttgaaaactttaaatagtaaacaagtgagattgattgtttgattgagttgttaactattttgttggtattatggctttcatgattgattgtttcatgagtggattgaatgaatggattagtaatttaaataaatatttaaaaaaattaaacatttttagcctcaatttgtaactgaggcttggatttagcctcggttgttgagaaccaaggctgaaattcctgtggctaaaggctttagcctcggttgttgagaaccgaggttaaaaataggtttagcttcaattggaggcaactgaggctaaaatttggatttagtctcaattGGAAACAatagaggctaaaattttgatttagcctcatttcgagaaaactgaagctaaaaaggtcttttagcctcacttgaagaaccgaggctataaaagtcattttagcctcggttgctaaaattgaggctaaagcctttagccacgggggtttcaacctcggtttggataactgaggcaaaactgaggctaaaggctttagcctcagtttttaacctttttagcctcaattttgaaccgaggctaaagcccccttttcttgtagtgccatTCATTGCCATTCCTCAATACCATTTGGAGGAATCTTGTCTTTATTCATTGCAATCCAAACATGACAAAGAAATTATTTTCCACGAAATCACTGGTTTCCACTGTTTGGATGCAAGAAACAGTAAGACATTCCCAATAGCATTTCCATCTTTATAgcgtttccttttctttttttggaaatcATAAATGCAAATTTGGATGTCCTCACCTTGGATTCCTCCTAAACAAATAGGCCTAATTTAATGCTAATTAGAATAGTTATTTGCTTGAagctaatctctctctctctctctctctctctctctacacaggTTTCACATCACCGACCAGTAACTGCACTGCATGAACAGATGAAAATGCAAACGTGGAGCTAATTTGGAGCCAAAAACCTGTAGCCAAGTTCTATGGTTGGTCATTTCAAACTTTCCAAATAACGTAAGAAAAAAACACTTTATATCTTTATGAATGACtctaaatggatttttttttttgcttcattAGTACAAGTTCTGATTGCTAAACCATAATTCTGATGAGATctgtttcaaagattttcaatctCAGTGGACCCAAAAGATGGGCCCCATTCATGCCCCACAATCTaaaccagtaaaaaaaaaaatccccactTTTGATAGTGTCCTTAGTCATACTTTcccatgtatatgtggcccactagattagTGGCGTCATTTGGCTTTCTACAATCTTTAAAGGGGCCGTGAATCGATTTCCAGGAATACATTCCTAGTGAAAGAGATTGTATGTGGTGTTTGGGTACCAGGAAAGCTATTCTCAAGAATCCAGTTCTTTTGTTTGAATATTGGAAAGAGTTCTAAGCACAGGAGaggcctttatatatatatatatatatagttggccTAGCAATTTATCCTTTTTTCCCCATGTTGGGTGGAGGTCCCACCatcttcaacttgaatatgtaTTTACGAATGCAATTTTCATTTCTCAAGCAATCATATAGTTCTATTTACAGTTATGTTTGAGATATAACATCCTTAAATTGTAACTTTTATACTTTTCATAAGCCATTTACAATTGGGAAATGCTAGTGTTAGCAATATCCCAAGAGCTTTTAATTGATGTGTGGAATGTGCAATCGTCAAACcaggctgtccattcatttttacctcTAGGATAAAGC
Coding sequences:
- the LOC131257330 gene encoding uncharacterized protein LOC131257330, encoding MIQIHLIIWIGSQNRKHIGQAPVFLIFLLQSSCLPLDVLLLIKPLSCADNIWLGLMHHGRSLLYHPQVVECELLVVPASELPYEGHDPVETIATFLSCVMFAIGGNSAGPGRNIVLVLQFLSSVHILRSYLFVMQYRRELI